One Cryobacterium roopkundense genomic region harbors:
- a CDS encoding primosomal protein, with translation MSPSGTHGDDARNGRDDRRASGNQSGRPQGARDGATGAPRSGGYEGRSQRPPQGGDRAPYRGNSERPSGGNDRAPYRGNSDRPQQGGDRAPYRGNSERPSGGNDRAPYRGNSDRPSYGDRPQRDGDRPSYRGSNDRPSSGGDRAPYRGNSERPSGGNDRAPYRGNNDRPQQGGDRAPYRGNSERPSGGNDRAPYRGNSDRPSYGDRPQRDGDRPSYRGNNDRPSSGGDRAPYRGNSERPSGGNDRAPYRGNSDRPQQGGDRAPYRGNNERPSYGDRPQRDGDRPAYRGNSDRPQQGGERPPYRGNGDRPAYKGNSDRPSTGDRPAYRGNFDRPATGDHRPAYKGNSDRPSGSGERKPWAKDGERSERPRQDGDRRPGGMATQRGGNPNRAGAPRDAGKKLWTKDGAPARNDRDARVVEEEMTEEQRMQRELRAVRPRHDDPELPDDISAQDLDRIARNELKTLTKENAETVGRHLAMAARVIDENPALAHQHVMSAARRAGRIGVVRESLAITAYATGDFALALRELRTYRRISGSNDQLALMVDSERGVGRPDRALELGRSVDRSTLPAGVQVSLAIAMSGARLDLGETDAALGELEIPQLDPNTAFSYSPELFVAYAEVLNELGREAEAETWLERAERADAALGSTGDVDETIEILEIEEDDDDALAEDASDAGDDEGDEDAESETVHADADADAVSDDERDQ, from the coding sequence GTGAGCCCTTCAGGAACGCACGGCGACGACGCACGCAACGGCCGGGACGACCGCCGCGCAAGCGGAAACCAGAGCGGACGCCCCCAGGGGGCCCGCGACGGTGCCACCGGCGCGCCTCGTTCCGGAGGCTACGAGGGCCGTTCGCAGCGCCCGCCGCAGGGTGGCGACCGTGCTCCCTACCGTGGCAACAGCGAGCGCCCGTCCGGTGGAAACGACCGCGCTCCGTACCGCGGAAACTCGGATCGCCCGCAGCAGGGCGGTGACCGTGCTCCTTACCGTGGCAACAGCGAGCGTCCGTCCGGCGGCAACGACCGCGCTCCGTACCGCGGAAATTCCGACCGTCCGTCGTATGGCGACCGTCCCCAGCGTGACGGTGACCGTCCGTCGTACCGCGGCAGCAACGACCGTCCGTCCAGCGGTGGCGACCGTGCTCCCTACCGTGGCAACAGCGAGCGCCCGTCCGGCGGCAACGACCGCGCCCCGTACCGTGGCAACAACGACCGCCCGCAGCAGGGCGGCGACCGTGCTCCCTACCGTGGCAACAGCGAGCGTCCGTCCGGCGGCAACGACCGCGCTCCGTACCGCGGAAACTCCGACCGTCCGTCGTATGGCGACCGTCCCCAGCGTGACGGTGACCGTCCGTCGTACCGCGGCAACAACGACCGTCCGTCCAGCGGTGGCGACCGTGCTCCCTACCGTGGCAACAGCGAGCGTCCCTCCGGTGGAAACGACCGTGCTCCGTACCGCGGCAACTCGGATCGCCCGCAGCAGGGCGGCGACCGTGCTCCCTACCGTGGCAACAACGAGCGTCCGTCGTACGGCGACCGTCCCCAGCGCGACGGCGACCGTCCCGCGTACCGCGGCAACTCCGACCGACCCCAGCAGGGTGGCGAGCGTCCTCCGTACCGTGGCAACGGCGATCGTCCCGCCTACAAGGGCAATTCCGACCGTCCTTCGACGGGGGACCGCCCGGCGTACCGCGGAAACTTTGATCGACCGGCGACCGGTGACCACCGCCCCGCGTACAAGGGCAACTCCGATCGTCCGTCCGGTTCCGGTGAGCGCAAGCCCTGGGCCAAAGACGGCGAACGCTCCGAGCGTCCGCGCCAGGATGGCGACCGTCGTCCAGGCGGCATGGCCACCCAGCGCGGCGGAAATCCGAACCGCGCCGGTGCCCCCCGCGATGCCGGCAAGAAGCTCTGGACCAAAGACGGCGCTCCCGCCCGCAACGACCGCGATGCCCGGGTCGTTGAAGAGGAAATGACCGAAGAGCAGCGGATGCAGCGCGAGCTGCGTGCCGTTCGCCCTCGTCACGATGACCCGGAACTGCCCGACGATATCTCGGCGCAGGATCTCGATCGCATCGCCCGCAACGAACTCAAGACCCTGACCAAGGAGAACGCCGAGACAGTCGGGCGTCACCTGGCCATGGCGGCCCGCGTCATCGACGAGAACCCGGCGCTGGCTCACCAGCACGTGATGAGCGCGGCTCGCCGCGCCGGCCGCATCGGCGTCGTTCGCGAGAGTCTGGCCATTACGGCCTACGCCACGGGCGATTTTGCCCTCGCGCTGCGTGAGCTGCGCACCTACCGCCGTATCTCAGGCTCCAACGACCAGCTGGCCCTCATGGTCGACAGCGAGCGTGGCGTCGGCCGGCCCGACCGCGCCCTCGAGCTCGGCCGTTCCGTCGACCGCAGCACGCTGCCAGCCGGCGTGCAGGTCTCACTGGCGATCGCAATGTCCGGCGCGCGCCTCGACCTCGGCGAAACGGATGCCGCGCTCGGCGAGCTTGAGATTCCGCAGCTGGACCCGAACACGGCGTTCTCCTACAGCCCCGAACTGTTCGTGGCCTATGCAGAGGTGCTGAACGAGCTCGGGCGCGAAGCGGAAGCCGAGACCTGGCTCGAACGCGCCGAGCGCGCGGACGCCGCCCTCGGGTCGACCGGTGACGTGGACGAGACCATCGAGATCCTCGAGATCGAAGAAGACGACGACGACGCACTCGCAGAAGACGCCTCCGACGCCGGCGACGACGAGGGTGACGAGGACGCAGAATCTGAGACTGTGCACGCCGACGCCGACGCCGACGCCGTGTCTGACGACGAGCGCGACCAGTAA
- a CDS encoding HAD-IIA family hydrolase, which produces MDVLLADLDGVVYAGPAAIPFAVDSLNRAAETVRVGYITNNASRTDQSVADHLTDLGLTVGATDVVTSPQAAVRLLAAEVPAGARILVVGGEGLVSEVEKGGFVVTRSADDNPAAVIQGFAPDVGWAHLAEASFALSPDGPTAGIPWIATNTDWTIPVARGIAPGNGTLVSAVHTAVGRLPIVAGKPEAAIFVEAVNRFGASTALFIGDRLDTDILGANRAGIPAVLVLTGIDRAKQALAADADSRPAFLLTDLRQLHEPYPETVFSKDGSSATVAGASVSIRGNNVEITKDGDGGINLLRAACAVIWNSGRPIYGLNVPERLYVAQ; this is translated from the coding sequence ATCGACGTGCTGCTCGCGGACCTCGACGGCGTCGTGTACGCCGGGCCTGCGGCGATCCCATTCGCGGTGGACAGCCTCAACCGCGCTGCGGAAACCGTGCGGGTGGGCTACATCACGAACAACGCCTCGCGAACCGACCAGTCCGTGGCGGACCACCTCACGGACCTCGGCCTCACGGTGGGGGCGACGGATGTCGTCACATCGCCCCAGGCTGCCGTGCGGTTGCTCGCGGCGGAGGTGCCTGCCGGCGCCCGCATTCTCGTGGTCGGCGGCGAAGGCCTCGTCTCTGAGGTTGAAAAGGGCGGGTTCGTGGTGACTCGATCGGCCGATGACAACCCGGCAGCCGTCATTCAGGGCTTCGCGCCCGACGTGGGTTGGGCACACCTCGCCGAGGCCTCTTTTGCTCTGAGCCCGGACGGCCCGACCGCAGGCATTCCGTGGATCGCCACGAACACGGATTGGACCATTCCGGTGGCCCGGGGCATAGCGCCCGGCAACGGCACGCTCGTCTCGGCCGTGCACACCGCCGTCGGCCGCTTGCCGATCGTGGCGGGCAAGCCGGAGGCGGCGATTTTCGTGGAGGCCGTCAACCGCTTTGGCGCGAGCACGGCGTTGTTCATCGGCGACCGGCTGGACACCGACATCCTCGGCGCAAACCGCGCCGGAATTCCGGCCGTCTTGGTGCTGACCGGCATCGACCGAGCCAAGCAGGCTCTCGCGGCCGACGCCGACTCCCGCCCCGCCTTCCTGCTCACTGACCTGCGGCAACTGCACGAGCCGTACCCCGAAACCGTGTTCTCGAAAGACGGCTCCTCGGCGACCGTGGCGGGCGCGAGCGTCAGCATCCGTGGCAACAACGTGGAGATCACGAAAGACGGCGATGGCGGCATCAACCTGCTGCGCGCGGCCTGTGCCGTGATCTGGAACTCGGGGCGCCCAATTTATGGCCTCAACGTTCCCGAGCGACTGTATGTGGCGCAGTAG
- a CDS encoding TlyA family RNA methyltransferase encodes MSGNGVSGYRSNEERMVNMGQSAADDAPLTEDELAEAAEHALAPPELLRLDAALTERGLVRSRTVAAKLIAGGLVTVDGQPVVKASHRVSEAAVLAVAATDHYVSRGAHKLIAALDAFEIPVDGRTVLDAGASTGGFSQVVLERGAAQVIAVDVGHGQLAPSLAKEPRLTLVEGFNLRYSTAAKLEAESGISARADLVVADLSFISLTTVLPALLATAAEGADFVLLIKPQFEVGRGGIREGIVHNAGLRSDAVSGVLWAGWDLGLRTNGLVASPIAGAAGNHEYLVWLSARVGSSPTEWSDRIEALVGA; translated from the coding sequence GTGAGCGGCAACGGTGTGAGCGGCTATCGCTCCAACGAAGAGCGGATGGTGAACATGGGCCAGTCCGCCGCCGACGATGCTCCCCTCACCGAGGACGAGCTCGCCGAGGCGGCGGAGCACGCGCTCGCGCCACCCGAACTCCTGCGTCTCGACGCCGCCCTCACCGAGCGCGGCCTCGTGCGTTCGCGCACGGTCGCGGCCAAGCTCATTGCCGGGGGACTCGTGACCGTCGACGGGCAGCCCGTCGTGAAGGCCTCCCATCGGGTGAGCGAGGCCGCCGTGCTGGCCGTGGCCGCGACCGACCACTACGTGAGTCGGGGCGCCCACAAGCTCATCGCCGCTCTGGACGCCTTTGAGATCCCCGTCGACGGGCGCACCGTGCTCGACGCCGGCGCCTCCACCGGCGGATTCAGTCAGGTCGTGCTCGAGCGTGGAGCCGCCCAGGTGATCGCCGTCGACGTAGGCCACGGCCAGCTCGCCCCCTCGCTCGCGAAGGAGCCGCGCCTCACGCTTGTGGAGGGCTTCAACCTGCGCTACTCCACGGCTGCCAAGCTCGAGGCGGAGAGCGGCATCAGCGCACGGGCCGACCTCGTGGTGGCCGACCTCTCGTTCATCTCGCTCACCACCGTGCTGCCGGCGCTGCTGGCCACCGCCGCGGAGGGCGCCGACTTCGTGCTGCTCATCAAACCCCAATTCGAAGTGGGTCGCGGCGGAATCCGCGAAGGCATCGTGCACAACGCCGGACTGCGCTCCGACGCCGTCTCTGGGGTGCTCTGGGCCGGTTGGGACCTCGGGCTGCGCACGAACGGCCTCGTGGCCTCGCCCATCGCCGGGGCCGCCGGCAACCATGAGTATCTGGTCTGGCTGAGCGCTCGAGTGGGCTCGAGCCCCACCGAATGGAGCGACCGGATCGAAGCACTCGTGGGAGCCTGA
- a CDS encoding NAD kinase translates to MTQVPRHILIVAHTGRADSLEAAVTVAGQLIAAGAAPVLAPAERDDVLAASPDLAGHLEILGDTVQPAELELVIVLGGDGTILRAAELVRGCSAPLLGINLGHVGFLAESERDDLGAAVRRALHRDYVVEERMTLNVRVKVYDEVVYETWALNEATVEKASRERMIEVVIEVDGRPLSSFGCDGVVMSTPTGSTAYAFSAGGPIVWPTLDALMLVPLSAHALFARPLVVAPDSSLAVEVLARTGVSAVLCADGRRTFNLPSGARVIVRRSDVPVRLARLHTGLFTDRLVNKFNLPVTGWRGPGGRE, encoded by the coding sequence ATGACCCAGGTGCCACGCCACATCCTCATCGTCGCCCACACGGGGCGCGCCGACTCGCTCGAGGCGGCCGTCACCGTGGCCGGGCAGCTCATTGCGGCGGGAGCCGCCCCGGTACTCGCACCCGCCGAACGGGACGACGTGCTCGCCGCGTCACCGGATCTCGCGGGCCACCTGGAGATACTCGGCGACACCGTGCAGCCCGCCGAGCTCGAGCTCGTCATCGTGCTCGGTGGCGACGGCACCATCCTGCGTGCCGCGGAACTCGTGCGCGGATGCTCCGCCCCCCTTCTCGGTATCAATCTCGGCCACGTGGGGTTCCTCGCCGAAAGTGAACGCGACGACCTGGGAGCGGCCGTGCGCCGCGCCCTGCACCGCGACTACGTCGTGGAAGAGCGCATGACCCTCAATGTGCGGGTCAAGGTGTACGACGAGGTCGTCTATGAAACCTGGGCGCTCAACGAAGCCACGGTAGAAAAGGCCAGCCGCGAACGCATGATCGAGGTCGTGATCGAGGTCGACGGCCGCCCACTCTCCAGCTTCGGCTGCGACGGTGTGGTCATGTCGACCCCCACGGGATCCACCGCCTACGCCTTCTCGGCCGGCGGACCCATCGTGTGGCCCACCCTCGACGCCCTGATGCTTGTGCCGTTGAGTGCCCACGCGCTCTTCGCCCGACCGCTGGTCGTCGCGCCGGACAGCTCACTCGCGGTGGAGGTGCTGGCCCGCACCGGAGTCTCCGCGGTGCTGTGCGCCGACGGACGACGTACCTTCAACCTGCCGTCCGGAGCGCGCGTTATCGTGCGACGCTCCGACGTGCCCGTGCGCCTCGCCCGCTTGCACACCGGCTTGTTCACCGACCGTCTGGTCAACAAATTCAACCTGCCCGTGACGGGGTGGCGCGGCCCCGGCGGTCGTGAGTGA